One window of Hydractinia symbiolongicarpus strain clone_291-10 chromosome 3, HSymV2.1, whole genome shotgun sequence genomic DNA carries:
- the LOC130636436 gene encoding cyclic GMP-AMP synthase-like: MMASSFSPLIFPAEEWHSKETVINQLIHFHKKLAKTPNLEEAKKQNNAHIDDLKSFLKKEGLCKYVDYTGSAYEGVKTTEGELEFDIMFVADGNDLEFTPLPTEDGYVYIHNKTGLSSLSKFADKNNNQLLPKRFLEKFYSVVDKFIDKHKYRGIMKLRNHGPAVQMDVMHKDGRLWYSVDMVPAVETRCSHDVLRYVAKPLDDDEATWRQSFSKEEKKFLQNLDKNNSCHRQVLRILKTLCKRDSTLMTLNSYLLKTVLFHSVQHLELSWRSSDVEKRVFSMLGIIENYITKKRLPHFYLPTVNLIHDFEPQQVRCICNRLKNLRTKEKKFMKAFEVDKEKT; the protein is encoded by the exons ATGATGGCTTCCTCCTTTT CTCCATTGATATTCCCAGCAGAAGAATGGCATTCTAAAGAGACTGTGATCAATCAACTAATCCACTTCCATAAGAAGCTTGCAAAAACACCTAATCTAGAGGAAGCAAAAAAACAGAATAATGCACATATCGACGATTTGAAGTCGTTTCTCAAAAAAGAAGGTTTGTGCAAGTACGTTGATTATACCGGCTCTGCATACGAGGGAGTGAAAACAACTGAGGGGGAGTTGGAGTTTGACATAATGTTTGTAGCCGATGGAAACGATTTAGAATTTACACCACTGCCAACTGAAGATGGCTATGTCTACATTCACAATAAAACCGGACTGAGTAGTTTGAGCAAATTTGCAGACAAGAATAACAATCAACTTTTGCCAAAACGTTTCTTAGAAAAGTTCTACAGTGTTGTTGATAAGTTTATAGACAAGCATAAATACCGGGGGATCATGAAGTTAAGGAATCATGGCCCTGCTGTGCAAATGGATGTGATGCACAAAGATGGAAGATTATGGTACAGTGTGGATATGGTGCCTGCTGTTGAAACTCGCTGTA gTCATGATGTTCTAAGATATGTTGCCAAGCCCTTGGATGATGATGAAGCCACTTGGAGACAGTCGTTTTCCaaagaggaaaaaaaatttctgcaaaACCTAGACAAAAACAACAGCTGCCATCGGCAGGttttacgcattttaaaaactCTATGTAAACGTGATTCGACATTAATGACGTTGAACTCATAtcttttaaaaactgttttattCCATTCTGTTCAACATTTGGAGTTATCTTGGAGAAGCAGTGATGTGGAGAAGAGAGTTTTTTCAATGCTTGGTATTATTGAAAATTATATTACGAAAAAGCGTTTACCCCATTTTTATCTACCAACAGTGAATCTTATACACGATTTTGAGCCTCAGCAAGTTAGATGTATTTGTAACAGACTAAAAAACCTTCGAAcgaaagaaaagaagtttatgaAAGCTTTTGAAGTAGACAAAGAGAAAACTTGA
- the LOC130636434 gene encoding cyclic GMP-AMP synthase-like has protein sequence MEYTIKTISHYHKTSDQNYKQGSLNWVCIRKMRAFLNCIFLLLCFIAITSDIGTAAAKKSLTNRVDKKGRSEKCTLKHPLEGEKKNKPPKQICLPELPSTQPWYNKSTLDSILIYYYNANAKNPYEEMKKAKPEFIKDIKLLETRLRNLDWCKKVEYTGSSYEGLKISEDGLEFDVMFVIDGTGLELVSIKGQEGYTNFKASTKALRMLQESAGSTGFLSPKLVNSKFFGAVKKWQNKVDPTGQRMKLRNHGPATQMDVFNGTKKVWYSVDLVPAVEIKDNGEVKLYIPKPLKNDNTTWRRSFSREEKSILKTLDKGNGCRRKVARVIKAMFKGEPTLRPFTSYYIKTTLLLTIQSFPDMSWKTSDVTERVLDVLGAIEFYLKQRYLPHYFIPSINLLVDMKEHVKLNMLKRVRSLRRYEDKFVKAIDLRYKLRGETSGDKMENGMHEIESKHEKSDL, from the exons ATGGAGTACACAATAAAAACAATCTCCCACTACCATAAAACATCAGATCAAAATTATAAACAAGGATCACTGAACTGG GTCTGTATAAGAAAAATGAGGGCTTTTttaaattgcatttttttactgttgtgTTTCATTGCAATCACCAGTGATATTGGAACAGCTGCAGCCAAGAAAAGTCTAACAAAT CGTGTTGATAAGAAGGGCCGAAGCGAGAAGT GTACTTTAAAGCATCCACTGGAaggagaaaagaaaaataagccTCCAAAACAAA tttgtcTTCCTGAATTACCATCGACTCAACCATGGTATAATAAATCTACCTTGGATTCCAtccttatttattattataacgCAAATGCGAAAAACCCCTACGAAGAAATGAAGAAAGCCAAACCAGAGTTTATCAAAGACATAAAACTTCTTGAAACGCGTTTGCGAAATTTGGATTGGTGCAAGAAAGTAGAATATACGGGCTCGTCATATGAGGGGCTGAAGATAAGCGAAGATGGTCTGGAGTTTGATGTTATGTTTGTGATAGACGGAACAGGTTTGGAATTAGTATCCATTAAAGGGCAGGAAGGTTACACGAATTTTAAGGCGAGCACGAAGGCCTTGCGTATGTTGCAGGAATCTGCAGGTTCTACAGGCTTCTTGTCACCGAAGCTAGTCAACTCAAAGTTTTTTGGGGCTGTGAAAAAATGGCAAAATAAAGTTGATCCAACTGGGCAACGCATGAAGTTACGCAACCATGGTCCTGCCACCCAGATGGATGTGTTTAATGGTACAAAAAAGGTTTGGTACAGTGTAGATCTGGTGCCAGCTGTCGAAATAAAAGATAATG GTGAAGTGAAACTATACATACCAAAgcctttaaaaaatgataacacAACATGGCGTCGCTCTTTCTCGAGAGAAGAAAAAAGTATTCTAAAGACCTTGGACAAAGGAAACGGTTGTAGACGGAAAGTGGCCCGTGTAATTAAAGCCATGTTTAAAGGTGAACCTACACTACGCCCTTTCACATCTTACTACATAAAAACCACACTTCTCCTGACAATACAATCATTCCCAGATATGAGCTGGAAAACAAGTGATGTGACCGAGCGAGTCTTGGATGTTTTAGGGGCAATCGAGTTTTACCTGAAACAAAGATATCTTCCACATTATTTCATCCCATCCATAAACCTGCTCGTAGATATGAAGGAACACGTGAAGTTAAACATGTTGAAACGAGTCAGATCGTTACGACGTTACGAGGACAAGTTCGTGAAAGCCATCGACTTGCGCTACAAACTTCGCGGCGAAACAAGTGGTGATAAAATGGAAAACGGGATGCAT gaaATAGAAAGCAAACATGAGAAAAGTGATCTTTGA